From the Fulvia fulva chromosome 2, complete sequence genome, one window contains:
- a CDS encoding putative vacuolar protein sorting-associated protein 16 codes for MSKPLAPRANWERIGDRFYRKMQLYDDVFDPDLELEKYTVTGAPYSGAVALRRDQSNIYSLRGSQAFKSTIDIYSCAGKLIRQINWDKGNIKSVGWSEDERLLVVTDDGTVRVYADLQHDFTPFSLGHGAEEHGVQSCNFWSTGFVALLGNNSVVAVTRYDEPRPQLLASAPPGDVHSWTLIPPEYTSSRSVEVLLAIGKTVYVVDAVEAEDRGLEAGPFRHIRVSPNGKFIALYTDDGKVWVISADFQERFSEYDTKARTPPKDMEWCGDNAVAIAWEDEVHLIGPHGAAWKLQDYTAFVHLLPDVDGLRILTNDVCEFIQKVDPDTTEEVFKLGSDAPAAVLLDAIEQLENKSPKADDNIQLIRQNLDEAVDICVRAAGKEYSIHWQKQLLKAASFGKSVLELYNSDDFVDMTEALRVLNAIRFFEVGLPLSYEQYIRLTPEKLIQRLVNRQEYLLALKVSEYLHLPVDGIYVHWARQKVRSSSTDEESICAEIVRKLNGKRGISFEEVARAAYEDGRGELATELLEHEPRAGKQVPLLLNVGKESIALDKAIQSGDTDLVFYVLLNLKKKIPLSSFFRTINSRPMATAIVEASAIDQDQELLKDFYYQDDRRLDGANLLISEALAASDIGPANDKLKMAAKLLRDSKEFAPQVTAIEESQKLLRLQEHFEKELSDRYLGLSVNETLTKLIKTGNLKRSQKVQTEFKVSDKTYWWIRLRALVSRRDWRELEETSKNRKSPIGWEPFFNEILGAGNPKVASVFIPKCTSLTPAERIEMWVKCGLVTRAAEEALKAKDRATLEELRTKASGNGMLEIDRMIAQLSKGR; via the exons ATGTCGAAGCCTCTCGCCCCTCGCGCAAACTGGGAGCGCATCGGTGATCGCTTCTACCGCAAGATGCAGCTGTACGACGATGTCTTCGACCCGGACCTTGAGCTCGAGAAGTACACGGTGACGGGCGCTCCCTATAGTGGTGCTGTAG CACTGCGGCGCGACCAGAGCAACATTTACTCCCTCCGAGGCTCGCAGGCCTTCAAGTCCACCATCGACATCTACAGCTGCGCGGGCAAGCTGATCCGCCAGATCAACTGGGACAAGGGCAACATCAAGAGCGTCGGGTGGTCTGAGGACGAGCGGCTGCTGGTGGTGACAGACGATGGCACGGTGCGCGTGTATGCCGACCTACAGCACGACTTCACCCCGTTCTCGCTCGGCCACGGTGCGGAAGAGCATGGAGTGCAGAGCTGCAACTTCTGGTCGACGGGCTTCGTCGCGCTGCTGGGAAACAACAGCGTCGTTGCAGTGACGAGATACGACGAGCCACGGCCGCAGCTTCTTGCTTCGGCGCCGCCTGGCGACGTTCATTCCTGGACACTCATCCCACCTGAATACACATCCTCGCGGTCGGTGGAAGTTCTGCTGGCGATTGGCAAGACCGTGTATGTCGTGGATGCCGTCGAGGCAGAGGACCGTGGCCTCGAAGCTGGGCCGTTCAGGCACATACGAGTCTCGCCCAACGGCAAGTTCATCGCCCTTTACACAGACGATGGCAAGGTCTGGGTCATCAGTGCCGACTTCCAGGAGCGTTTCAGTGAGTATGACACCAAAGCTAGGACGCCGCCGAAAGACATGGAGTGGTGTGGCGACAATGCTGTTGCTATTGCTTGGGAAGACGAAGTGCACCTCATTGGTCCTCACGGCGCTGCGTGGAAGCTGCAAGACTACACCGCCTTCGTCCATCTGCTGCCAGACGTTGACGGCTTGAGGATCCTCACCAACGATGTCTGCGAGTTCATCCAGAAAGTCGATCCTGACACGACCGAGGAAGTATTCAAGCTTGGTTCAGATGCACCGGCTGCTGTTCTTCTGGATGCCATCGAGCAGCTTGAGAACAAGTCGCCTAAAGCAGACGACAACATTCAATTGATCAGACAAAATCTTGACGAAGCTGTCGATATTTGTGTCCGTGCTGCTGGCAAGGAATATAGCATACACTGGCAGAAACAGCTCCTCAAGGCTGCTTCCTTTGGCAAATCGGTACTCGAGCTGTACAACAGCGACGATTTCGTAGACATGACCGAAGCGTTGCGAGTGCTCAACGCGATCCGCTTCTTCGAGGTTGGTCTGCCGCTGTCATACGAGCAGTACATCCGCCTCACCCCAGAGAAGCTCATTCAGCGACTTGTCAACAGGCAAGAGTATTTGCTCGCACTAAAGGTTTCCGAGTACCTCCATCTACCTGTTGATGGAATATACGTTCACTGGGCACGACAAAAGGTGCGCAGCTCCAGCACCGACGAGGAGAGTATCTGTGCAGAGATCGTGCGAAAGCTCAATGGCAAGCGCGGCATATCCTTCGAAGAAGTAGCGAGAGCAGCATACGAAGATGGTCGAGGCGAGCTTGCAACAGAACTGCTTGAACATGAGCCACGAGCAGGCAAACAGGTCCCTCTACTGCTTAACGTTGGCAAGGAGTCGATTGCTCTGGACAAGGCAATCCAGAGCGGCGACACCGACCTCGTGTTCTACGTCTTACTCAACTTGAAGAAGAAGATCCCGCTGTCCAGCTTCTTCCGAACAATCAACAGCAGACCAATGGCTACGGCGATCGTGGAAGCTTCGGCCATAGATCAGGACCAAGAGCTGCTAAAGGACTTCTACTATCAAGACGATAGAAGACTAGATGGCGCAAACTTGCTCATCTCGGAGGCTCTGGCCGCAAGCGACATTGGTCCTGCGAACGACAAGCTCAAAATGGCCGCGAAACTGCTGCGCGATAGCAAAGAATTTGCACCTCAAGTCACAGCAATTGAGGAGTCGCAGAAGCTATTGCGTTTGCAGGAACACTTTGAGAAGGAGCTGAGCGATCGCTACTTGGGACTGTCCGTCAATGAGACCCTTACCAAGCTGATCAAGACGGGCAACTTGAAACGGTCTCAGAAAGTACAGACCGAGTTCAAGGTCAGCGACAAGACATACTGGTGGATCCGACTACGCGCCTTGGTCAGTCGCCGAGACTGGAGAGAACTGGAGGAGACGTCGAAGAATCGCAAGTCCCCAATTGGTTGGGAG CCATTCTTCAACGAGATACTGGGCGCTGGTAACCCAAAAGTTGCATCAGTATTCATCCCGAAATGCACTTCACTGACGCCTGCCGAACGGATCGAGATGTGGGTCAAGTGCGGTCTGGTCACCAGAGCGGCTGAAGAAGCACTAAAGGCGAAAGATCGTGCCACGTTGGAGGAGCTCAGAACGAAGGCCAGCGGTAATGGTATGCTGGAAATTGACCGCATGATTGCGCAGCTTTCAAAAGGTCGTTGA
- a CDS encoding Ribosome biogenesis protein bms1: MLGEEQTHRAHRPSKEKKAKDKSQPNPKAFAFAAPGRLAKQAARSHDVKEKRLHVPLVDRLPEEAPPLVVGVVGPPGVGKTTLIKSLVRRYTKQAVSQPTGPITVVTSKKRRLTFVEGPSDSLAAAIDMAKVVDIVLLMIDGNYGFEMETMEFLSVLSSTGMPGNVFGILTHLDLFRKQDTLKAQKKRLKHRFWSELYQGAKLFYLSGVINGRYPDREVLNLSRFLSVMKNPRPLVWRNSRPYALADRMLDITPPTLIEEDSQCDRTIALYGYLRGTNFPSNDVRVHVPGVGDLNVDRVESLPDPCPTPHFQQLREKQDPSTKKRRRLGDKQKMIYAPMSDVGGVLMDKDAVYIDVKSNTFDAEEDDAERGLGEQMVVGLQGERRLLGEDDQGIALFDRGERLRQLDDEEDVQDTGRKTARKPTIAHREGDEDDLEDEGLESGDTDDEADLEELQQASTKLSKSKKDKDKEVEGDIAFADSDSDLGSLSSVSDQELENDPDAENEDEDEDNEDNEDDEDDDDEAAPRWKSNLAERAQHLHGRQQPYRVAELARMMYDDMLSTAEVVKKWRGEEADGSDADDEEEQEDVFFKRRHHGNTDTDDDRMIPRYDYEELEQKWTDEDNIEAMRKRFAKTRATGANADELGEGEDDEFEGIDEDDDEGDGAFEDLETGESHVAEQSLEDEREKNARKKEELKSRFEEEDREGFLNPKNTNREADGKAEEQEFGEDEWYDQQKAALQKQQDINRQEFESLDEASRVRAEGYRAGTYARLILSSVPYEFAENFDARYPLLIGGLQPTEERMGFVQVRIKRHRWHKKILKTNDPLIFSLGWRRFQTTPVYSIHENRQRHRMLKYTPEHMHCHGTFYGPLAAPNTGFCCVQSFSNSNPGFRIAATGVVVNVDESTEIVKKLKLTGHPYKIFKNTAFIKDMFASALEIAKFEGASIKTVSGIRGQIKKALSKPEGCFRATFEDKILMSDIVFLRAWYPVRPHRFYYPVTNLLQGAGSNAWEGMRLTGQVRAAQNIPTPQLKNSKYGKVERQERRFNPLRVPKKLQADLPFKSQITQMKPQKKETYTQKRAVVLGGEEKEARRLMQQVMTLRKEKVEKRRAKQEERRQPHRAKVAENESMRKEREKRERDEFWRREGKKRKGWSEGGDGGGGGGGGKFKKRRKE, from the coding sequence ATGCTGGGAGAAGAGCAGACGCACCGAGCGCATCGGCCGTCGAAGGAAAAGAAGGCCAAGGACAAGAGTCAGCCGAATCCCAAGGCATTCGCATTCGCAGCTCCCGGACGACTGGCAAAGCAGGCGGCGAGAAGTCACGATGTCAAGGAAAAGCGATTGCACGTTCCGCTCGTGGACAGGTTGCCAGAAGAGGCGCCTCCACTTGTCGTAGGTGTTGTTGGACCTCCTGGTGTAGGCAAAACGACATTGATCAAGAGTTTGGTGCGGCGATACACAAAGCAGGCAGTTTCACAGCCCACTGGACCCATCACCGTTGTCACGAGCAAGAAGAGGCGCCTGACATTTGTCGAGGGACCGAGCGACAGTCTGGCTGCTGCAATCGACATGGCGAAAGTGGTCGACATTGTGCTGCTCATGATCGATGGCAACTATGGCTTCGAAATGGAGACGATGGAGTTTCTGTCAGTCTTGAGCAGCACGGGTATGCCGGGTAATGTGTTCGGCATCCTCACACATCTGGACTTGTTCAGGAAGCAGGACACCCTCAAGGCGCAGAAGAAGAGGCTGAAGCATCGTTTCTGGTCGGAGCTGTACCAGGGTGCCAAGCTGTTCTACCTCTCCGGTGTCATCAACGGCAGATATCCCGATCGCGAAGTCCTGAACTTGTCCCGCTTTCTCAGCGTTATGAAGAACCCACGGCCCTTGGTATGGCGAAACTCTCGCCCTTATGCGCTGGCAGACCGAATGCTGGACATCACGCCTCCGACCTTGATCGAAGAAGATTCACAGTGTGACCGCACTATAGCGCTTTACGGATATCTTCGAGGCACCAACTTCCCTTCCAACGATGTGCGCGTCCACGTTCCAGGTGTTGGAGATTTGAATGTTGATCGAGTGGAATCATTGCCAGATCCTTGCCCGACACCACATTTCCAGCAACTACGCGAAAAGCAGGATCCAAGCACGAAGAAGAGGAGGCGACTTGGCGACAAGCAAAAGATGATATACGCGCCCATGAGCGATGTTGGAGGCGTGTTGATGGACAAGGATGCTGTGTATATTGATGTAAAGAGCAACACGTTCGATGCGGAGGAAGATGACGCGGAGAGAGGTCTTGGAGAACAGATGGTTGTCGGATTGCAAGGTGAACGCAGGCTCCTTGGGGAGGACGATCAGGGCATTGCACTATTCGATCGTGGCGAGCGGCTGCGACAGCTTGATGACGAAGAGGACGTGCAGGACACTGGCCGCAAGACTGCACGGAAGCCAACTATTGCTCACCGCGAAGGCGACGAAGATGATCTAGAAGATGAAGGGCTCGAAAGTGGCGACACTGATGACGAAGCTGACCTTGAGGAATTACAGCAGGCGTCGACGAAGCTGTCGAAGTCTAAGAAGGACAAGGACAAGGAAGTCGAAGGAGACATCGCATTTGCAGATTCTGACAGCGACCTCGGATCTTTATCCTCAGTCTCTGATCAAGAGTTGGAAAACGATCCCGATGCAGAGAACGAGGATGAAGACGAGGATAACGAGGATAACGAGGATGATGAGGATGATGATGACGAGGCTGCTCCGCGATGGAAAAGCAATCTGGCAGAGCGTGCTCAGCACTTGCATGGTCGCCAACAGCCGTATCGAGTTGCAGAGCTGGCGAGGATGATGTACGACGACATGTTATCCACAGCTGAAGTAGTGAAGAAGTGGCGTGGTGAGGAAGCGGATGGCAGCGATGCAGACGATGAAGAGGAGCAGGAAGACGTCTTCTTTAAGCGCCGACACCACGGCAATACAGACACCGACGACGACCGCATGATACCTCGGTACGACTACGAAGAGCTGGAGCAAAAGTGGACCGACGAAGACAACATCGAAGCTATGAGGAAGCGATTTGCGAAGACCAGAGCGACTGGCGCGAATGCCGATGAACTCGGCGAGGGAGAAGACGACGAGTTTGAAGGTATCGACGAAGATGACGATGAAGGCGATGGTGCCTTCGAGGATCTGGAAACAGGCGAAAGTCATGTCGCTGAGCAGTCACTTGAAGACGAGCGAGAGAAGAACGCCAGAAAGAAGGAAGAGCTCAAATCAAGATTCGAAGAAGAAGACAGGGAAGGCTTTCTCAATCCCAAAAACACCAATCGAGAAGCGGACGGGAAAGCTGAGGAGCAAGAATTTGGAGAGGATGAATGGTACGATCAGCAAAAGGCTGCTCTCCAAAAACAGCAAGACATAAATCGACAAGAGTTCGAAAGTCTGGACGAAGCATCGCGAGTGCGTGCGGAAGGATATCGAGCTGGAACATATGCTCGCCTTATCTTGTCGTCAGTACCATACGAATTTGCGGAGAACTTTGATGCTCGATATCCGCTACTCATAGGTGGTCTGCAGCCAACAGAGGAGCGCATGGGCTTTGTTCAAGTCCGCATCAAGCGGCATAGGTGGCACAAGAAGATCTTGAAGACCAATGACCCGCTCATCTTCTCGTTGGGTTGGCGGAGATTCCAAACAACGCCAGTCTATAGCATCCACGAAAACCGACAACGACACAGAATGCTCAAGTACACACCGGAGCACATGCATTGTCATGGCACATTCTACGGACCCCTTGCCGCGCCGAACACTGGCTTTTGCTGCGTACAGAGCTTCTCCAACTCCAACCCTGGTTTCCGTATCGCAGCCACGGGAGTTGTGGTCAACGTGGACGAGAGTACAGAGATCGTCAAGAAACTCAAGCTCACTGGGCACCCGTACAAGATCTTCAAGAACACCGCTTTCATTAAAGACATGTTTGCTTCGGCACTGGAGATTGCCAAATTCGAAGGCGCCAGTATCAAGACCGTGTCCGGGATTCGAGGTCAGATCAAGAAAGCGTTGTCAAAGCCAGAAGGCTGCTTCAGAGCAACCTTCGAGGACAAGATTTTGATGAGCGACATCGTTTTCCTCCGAGCTTGGTACCCGGTCCGGCCGCACCGCTTCTACTATCCGGTCACCAACCTTCTCCAGGGCGCTGGCTCAAATGCATGGGAAGGCATGCGCCTGACAGGCCAAGTTCGCGCTGCACAGAACATACCCACGCCACAGTTGAAGAATAGTAAATACGGCAAGGTCGAGCGTCAAGAACGACGCTTCAATCCGTTGCGTGTGCCGAAGAAGCTACAAGCGGACTTGCCGTTCAAGTCACAAATCACACAAATGAAGCCGCAGAAGAAGGAGACATATACCCAGAAGCGTGCGGTGGTGTTGGGCGGCGAGGAGAAGGAGGCAAGGAGACTGATGCAACAGGTGATGACGTTGCGAAAGGAGAAGGTGGAAAAGAGGAGAGCTAAGCAGGAAGAAAGAAGACAGCCGCATAGAGCGAAGGTGGCAGAGAATGAGTCTATGCGGAAGGAGAGGGAGAAGAGGGAGCGAGATGAGTTTTGGCGCAGAGAGGGTAAGAAGCGGAAGGGTTGGTCTGAGGGTGGGGATGGAGGTGGTGGAGGCGGCGGCGGCAAGTTCaagaagaggaggaaggaGTAA
- a CDS encoding NAD/NADP-dependent indole-3-acetaldehyde reductase, translating to MLTSRSLLTTRTSTLCTKFRTPPQLQRLNRFASMAKIHTPIPNLKLNDGNSIPMLAYGTGTAWYKSGDEAKLDQTCIDSTKTAIGLGYYHLDGAEMYKTETELGTAIKESGVSRDKLFVTTKVLTNIADIPNALRTSLKKLQIDHVDLYLIHSPFFSESKAEHQAKWKQMEQLKNEGLTKSIGVSNYLPEHLDFILETCTIPPAINQIEFHPYLQHTDLLKYHREKGIATAAYGPQTPVTKGAGGPVDDYLNSLAKKYAVSPGEICLRWCVDQDVVAITTSSKEQRLSDYLRSMTFKLTPKEIEQLNELGSKKHLRGFWNHIFAEDDRR from the exons ATGCTTACAAGTAGATCTCTTCTCACAACACGGACATCTACACTTTGTACCAAGTTCCGAACTCCTCCTCAGCTGCAACGACTCAACCGATTCGCGAGCATGGCCAAGATTCATACTCCGATTCCAAACCTCAAGCTGAACGATGGCAACAGCATTCCCATGCTTGCATATGGCACTGGAACTGCGTGGTACAAGTCTGGTGACGAAGCCAAACTTGACCAAACATGCATCGATTCCACCAAAACTGCTATCGGCCTGGGCTACTACCACCTGGATGGTGCCGAGATGTACAAGACGGAGACGGAGCTGGGAACTGCAATCAAGGAGTCTGGCGTCTCACGAGACAAGCTCTTTGTGACTACAAAGGTCCTAACTAACATTGCCGACATCCCCAACGCCCTCAGAACTAGCTTGAAGAAGCTGCAGATTGATCATGTAGATCT CTACTTGATCCATTCGCCTTTCTTCAGTGAAAGCAAGGCGGAACACCAAGCCAAGTGGAAGCAGATGGAGCAGCTCAAGAATGAAGGACTCACAAAGTCGATCGGAGTCAGCAACTACCTGCCTGAGCATCTCGACTTCATCCTGGAGACATGCACGATCCCGCCTGCTATCAACCAGATCGAGTTCCACCCATACTTGCAGCATACAGATCTTCTTAAGTACCACAGAGAGAAGGGCATTGCCACCGCTGCCTACGGTCCGCAAACTCCAGTGACCAAGGGCGCAGGCGGACCTGTAGACGACTACCTGAACAGCCTCGCCAAGAAGTATGCCGTCAGCCCAGGCGAGATCTGTTTGAGGTGGTGTGTCGACCAAGATGTGGTCGCTATCACAACGAGCAGCAAAGAACAGAGACTGTCGGACTATCTTCGGTCCATGACATTCAAGCTCACGCCAAAGGAGATTGAGCAG CTCAACGAGCTCGGCAGCAAGAAGCACCTTCGAGGATTCTGGAACCACATATTCGCCGAAGATGACCGGCGATAG